The following are encoded together in the Odocoileus virginianus isolate 20LAN1187 ecotype Illinois chromosome 28, Ovbor_1.2, whole genome shotgun sequence genome:
- the ROM1 gene encoding rod outer segment membrane protein 1, whose protein sequence is MAPVLPLVLPLQPRIRLAQGLWLLSWLLVLVGGLTLLCSGHLLVQVWHLGTFLAPSCPFSALPQVALAASAVALGTGLVGSGASRASLDAEQYPPWRGVLGPLLVAGTAGGGGLLVLALGLALALPGTLDTGLEEGLGSALAHYKDTEVPGRCQAKRLLDELQLRHHCCGRHGYKDWFGIQWVSNRYLDPNDHDVVDRIQSNVEGLYLIDGVPFSCCNPHSPRPCLQSQLSDPHAHPLFDPRQPNLNLWSQGCHEVLLGHLQGLASTLGNMLAVTFLLQTLVLLGLRYLQTALEGLGGVIDGGGEAQGYLFPAGLKDMLKTAWLQGVGPHRPAPGESPPEEPPKEGLPEA, encoded by the exons ATGGCGCCGGTGCTGCCCCTGGTCCTGCCCCTCCAGCCCCGCATCCGTCTGGCGCAGGGGCTCTGGCTCCTCTCCTGGCTGCTCGTGCTGGTCGGTGGCCTCACCCTCCTCTGTAGCGGGCACCTCCTGGTCCAGGTGTGGCACCTTGGTACCTTCTTGGCTCCCTCCTGCCCATTCTCTGCCCTGCCCCAGGTTGCCTTGGCAGCCAGTGCAGTGGCTCTGGGCACAGGACTGGTGGGCTCAGGAGCTAGCCGGGCCAGTCTGGATGCAGAACAATACCCTCCCTGGCGAGGGGTCCTGGGCCCACTGCTGGTGGCTGGCacagcggggggcggggggctcctgGTTCTCGCCCTGGGACTAGCCCTGGCTTTACCTGGGACTCTGGACACggggctggaggagggcctgggttCTGCCTTGGCTCACTACAAGGACACAGAGGTGCCCGGACGCTGTCAAGCCAAACGGCTGTTGGATGAGCTGCAGCTGAGGCACCACTGCTGCGGCCGTCATGGCTACAAGGATTGGTTTGGAATCCAGTGGGTCAGCAACCGTTACCTGGATCCCAATGACCACGACGTGGTTGA CCGGATCCAGAGCAATGTGGAAGGCCTGTATCTGATTGATGGGGTCCCTTTCTCCTGCTGTAATCCCCACTCACCCAGACCTTGCCTGCAAAGCCAGCTCTCAgacccccacgcccaccccctcTTTGATCCCCGACAGCCCAACCTCAACCTCTGGTCCCAAGGATGCCATGAGGTGTTGCTGGGGCACTTGCAGGGGCTGGCAAGCACACTGGGCAACATGCTGGCTGTTACCTTCCTGCTGCAG ACTCTGGTACTTCTGGGCCTTCGATACCTGCAGACGGCACTGGAGGGGCTCGGAGGAGTCATTGATGGGGGGGGAGAGGCCCAGGGCTACCTCTTTCCTGCTGGGCTGAAAGACATGCTGAAAACAGCTTGGCTGCAGGGAGTAGGGCCCCACAGGCCAGCACCTGGGGAGAGCCCCCCAGAAGAACCTCCCAAGGAGGGTCTACCTGAAGCCTAG
- the B3GAT3 gene encoding galactosylgalactosylxylosylprotein 3-beta-glucuronosyltransferase 3 isoform X2 — protein MKLKLKNVFLAYFLVSIAGLLYALVQLGQPCDCLPPLRAAAEQLRRKDLRISQLQADLRRPPPAPAQPPEPEALPTIYVVTPTYARLVQKAELVRLSQTLSLVPRLHWLLVEDAEGPTPLVSGLLAASGLLFTHLVVLTPKAQRLREGEPGWVRPRGVEQRNRALDWLRSGGGAVGGEKDPPPPGTRGVVYFADDDNTYSRELFEEMRWTHGVSVWPVGLVGGLRFEGPRVQDGRVVGFHTAWEPNRPFPVDMAGFAVALSLLLAKPNARFDATAPRGHLESSLLSHLVDPKDLEPRAANCTRVLVWHTRTEKPKMKQEEQLQRQGRGSDPAVEV, from the exons GCCAGCCATGTGACTGCCTCCCTCCCCTGCGGGCAGCAGCGGAGCAGCTTCGGCGGAAGGATCTGAGGATCTCCCAGCTGCAAGCCGATCTCCGtcgcccaccccctgcccctgcccagccccctgaACCCGAGGCTCTGCCTACTATCTATGTTGTTACCCCCACCTATGCCAG GTTGGTGCAGAAGGCAGAGCTGGTGCGGCTGTCCCAGACCCTGAGCCTGGTGCCCCGGCTGCATTGGCTGCTGGTGGAGGATGCTGAGGGCCCCACCCCATTGGTCTCTGGGCTGCTGGCTGCCTCTGGCCTCCTCTTCACACACCTGGTGGTCCTCACCCCCAAGGCCCAGCGGCTCCGGGAGGGCGAGCCAGGCTGGGTTCGGCCCCGAGGTGTAGAGCAACGGAACAGGGCCCTGGACTGGCTCCGGAGCGGAGGGGGTGCTGTTGGGGGAGAGAAGGACCCACCCCCACCAGGTACCCGGGGAGTCGTGTACTTTGCTGACGATGACAACACCTACAGCCGGGAGCTCTTTGAGGAG ATGCGCTGGACCCATGGTGTTTCAGTGTGGCCTGTGGGGCTAGTTGGCGGCCTTCGATTTGAGGGCCCTCGCGTACAGGATGGCCGAGTTGTCGGTTTCCACACAGCCTGGGAGCCCAACAGGCCCTTCCCAGTGGATATGGCGGGATTTGCTGTTGCCCTGTCTTTGCTATTGGCTAAACCCAATGCCCGGTTTGATGCTACTGCTCCTCGGGGCCATCTGGAGAGCAGTCTTCTGAGCCACCTTGTAGATCCCAAGGACCTGGAGCCGCGGGCTGCCAACTGCACTCGG GTTCTAGTGTGGCACACGCGGACGGAGAAGCCCAAGATGAAGCAGGAGGAGCAGCTGCAGCGGCAGGGCCGCGGCTCAGACCCAGCTGTCGAGGTGTGA